In a single window of the Bacillus clarus genome:
- a CDS encoding HelD family protein: MNNIFEEELQKMKDILCTMDEQLEKLEKIPVYYGEDFKEQILESMRESNRQNLRIGVQEPYFGRLDFQEDGQFEPRPLYIGKVGVSDENTMKPIVIDWRAPVASMFYSFTGGEEPAFYHSPDGLVEGDVYLKRNISIRKRELERVVDTYVKGSEDVSLADDFLLYRLGENKDNKLKDIVSTIQSEQNDIIRAEKNLPLLIQGVAGSGKTTIALHRLAFLIYEYREQLEAERMIVFAPNSLFLDYISSVLPELGVGNISQTTFQDWALRTLDDAVKLKQTEEKLKEAFSINRDEKKVMLGKLKGTMEFKSFIEERMIQFEQELVPTKDFEAWDRAVIPVEEIKKWMQVEYKHYPLKKRRERLVGRMKRWIEIELKKFGETNEKKLLKKEATKRLNTYMKFWPKMSPLSLYSSMMKSKEIFEVLHEELVQETEKNCGKKEVYVEDLPALIYIHHRITGIEIGQKFHHVVIDEAQDFSPFQVYILKEITLGNSFTILGDLSQAIYDYQGIEDWNSFKEVFQETGYYELTRSYRSTKEIIEFANEVIKNADIPVGLATPVFRSGENVKIVSTEDQFAEIVKTLQHLQDENVKTIAVIGRTDDECRDIYMKLTNAGINVNVIEANQSKYEGGISVVPVYLAKGLEFDAVLLIDVDEEHYKNTKHDAKLLYVGCTRSLHDLWIFHTGEASPLIKR; encoded by the coding sequence ATGAATAACATATTTGAAGAAGAATTACAGAAAATGAAAGATATTTTATGTACGATGGATGAGCAATTAGAAAAGCTGGAGAAAATCCCTGTGTACTATGGAGAAGATTTTAAAGAGCAAATTCTTGAGAGCATGAGGGAGTCAAACAGACAAAATCTACGTATTGGTGTACAGGAGCCATACTTTGGAAGATTAGATTTTCAAGAAGATGGGCAATTTGAACCAAGGCCACTTTATATTGGTAAAGTAGGTGTTTCAGATGAAAACACGATGAAACCGATTGTTATAGACTGGCGTGCACCTGTTGCTAGTATGTTTTATTCATTTACCGGCGGTGAAGAACCAGCTTTTTATCATTCACCAGACGGGTTAGTAGAAGGAGATGTTTATTTAAAACGGAATATTTCCATTCGAAAAAGAGAGCTAGAACGTGTTGTTGATACATATGTAAAAGGAAGTGAAGATGTATCGCTTGCAGATGATTTTCTTCTATATCGATTAGGTGAAAATAAAGATAATAAATTAAAGGATATCGTTTCAACGATACAATCGGAGCAAAATGATATTATTCGTGCAGAAAAAAACTTACCACTATTGATTCAAGGGGTTGCAGGAAGCGGAAAGACAACGATCGCTTTACATCGCCTTGCTTTTTTAATTTATGAATATCGTGAACAGCTAGAAGCTGAGCGAATGATTGTATTTGCCCCAAATAGTTTGTTTTTAGATTATATTTCTAGCGTACTTCCTGAGCTTGGAGTAGGGAATATTAGTCAAACAACATTTCAAGATTGGGCACTGCGTACATTAGATGATGCAGTGAAATTGAAACAGACAGAAGAAAAGTTGAAAGAAGCTTTTTCAATCAATCGTGATGAAAAAAAGGTTATGCTTGGTAAATTAAAAGGGACGATGGAGTTTAAATCGTTTATAGAAGAGAGAATGATTCAGTTTGAACAAGAGCTAGTACCGACAAAAGATTTTGAAGCGTGGGATAGAGCGGTTATTCCAGTGGAAGAAATTAAAAAATGGATGCAAGTTGAATATAAACATTATCCATTAAAGAAGCGAAGAGAACGATTAGTTGGTCGTATGAAGCGCTGGATTGAAATTGAACTGAAAAAGTTTGGAGAAACAAACGAGAAAAAGTTATTAAAAAAAGAAGCGACAAAGCGATTAAACACTTATATGAAATTTTGGCCGAAAATGAGTCCGCTCTCACTATATAGCTCGATGATGAAGAGTAAGGAAATATTTGAAGTATTACATGAAGAACTAGTCCAAGAAACAGAAAAGAATTGTGGCAAAAAAGAAGTATATGTAGAAGATCTACCAGCTTTAATTTACATTCATCATCGTATAACAGGGATTGAAATTGGACAAAAATTTCATCACGTTGTTATTGATGAAGCGCAAGACTTTTCACCTTTCCAAGTTTACATATTAAAAGAAATTACACTAGGTAATTCTTTCACTATATTAGGTGATTTATCTCAAGCGATTTATGATTATCAAGGGATTGAAGACTGGAATAGTTTTAAAGAAGTATTTCAAGAAACAGGATATTATGAACTGACGAGAAGTTATCGTTCTACAAAAGAGATTATTGAGTTTGCAAATGAAGTAATTAAAAATGCGGATATTCCAGTAGGACTCGCAACGCCTGTTTTCCGTAGTGGTGAAAACGTAAAAATTGTTTCTACAGAGGATCAATTTGCTGAAATTGTAAAGACATTACAACACTTGCAAGATGAAAATGTAAAAACAATTGCGGTAATAGGAAGAACAGATGATGAGTGCCGTGATATATATATGAAATTAACAAATGCAGGAATAAATGTTAACGTTATTGAAGCGAATCAGAGCAAATATGAAGGTGGTATTTCAGTAGTACCTGTCTATCTAGCAAAAGGCTTAGAATTTGACGCAGTACTTCTCATCGATGTCGATGAGGAACATTACAAAAATACAAAGCATGATGCGAAATTATTATATGTCGGATGTACGAGATCGCTTCATGATTTATGGATTTTCCATACTGGAGAAGCATCGCCTTTAATTAAAAGATAA
- a CDS encoding serine hydrolase — translation MHTVIRKIKEIQSDQVGILVYSTKNENIVASHNSEQYVPLASAAKVAIGFVVAKMVEKNEISWNDELNHITFNPKEDSAQLYPHLQGRDTLTLRNAVEVMIACHDSYIAQSVVMHCGGWDGVRQCVQTYFSKIHIKENPKDEQNVGELNQILTLLIYIFQGYKSAPELWEPIMSGMVRQQGNYEGIPYYHIAHMTGGLPTATINIGIIGMCHEYPFLYVMGAKELPNRLENKETDIKMEEVLQYLYREYTI, via the coding sequence ATGCATACTGTCATACGAAAAATAAAAGAAATACAAAGTGATCAAGTTGGAATACTTGTTTACTCAACAAAGAATGAAAATATAGTTGCTTCCCATAACAGTGAACAATACGTTCCGTTAGCATCGGCAGCGAAAGTAGCAATTGGATTTGTGGTAGCAAAGATGGTGGAGAAAAATGAAATTAGTTGGAATGATGAGCTAAATCATATAACATTTAATCCGAAAGAGGATAGCGCACAGTTATATCCACATTTACAAGGAAGAGATACTTTAACGCTTAGAAATGCGGTAGAAGTAATGATAGCTTGTCACGATAGTTATATTGCTCAATCAGTTGTGATGCATTGCGGAGGATGGGATGGTGTAAGGCAATGTGTTCAAACATATTTTTCAAAGATTCATATTAAGGAAAACCCTAAAGATGAACAAAATGTTGGAGAATTAAATCAAATTCTTACACTTTTAATTTATATATTTCAAGGATACAAATCGGCACCGGAATTATGGGAACCTATTATGAGTGGAATGGTAAGACAACAAGGGAACTATGAAGGTATACCGTATTATCATATAGCTCATATGACAGGTGGACTACCCACCGCTACAATAAATATTGGTATAATAGGAATGTGTCATGAATATCCATTTCTTTATGTAATGGGAGCAAAAGAGTTGCCAAATCGCCTTGAAAATAAAGAAACAGATATAAAGATGGAAGAAGTATTACAGTATTTATATAGGGAGTATACAATTTAA
- a CDS encoding GNAT family N-acetyltransferase produces MVREATEKDLPYILDIYNDALLYTTAVYAYKPVTLKNRIDWYEQKKAEGYPILVHELDNKVVGFATFGPFRAWPAYKYSIEHSIYVDKEYRKNGIGISLMKELIAIAQEREYMTLIAGIDAENEKSITMHKKFGFVHSGTIKKAGFKFDRWLDLAFYQLKLNGPENPTEE; encoded by the coding sequence ATGGTAAGGGAAGCAACTGAAAAAGATTTACCATATATTTTAGATATTTATAATGATGCGCTACTTTATACTACAGCTGTATATGCATATAAACCTGTAACACTTAAAAATAGGATAGATTGGTATGAACAAAAAAAGGCTGAAGGTTATCCGATATTAGTACACGAACTAGATAATAAAGTAGTAGGATTTGCGACATTCGGTCCATTTAGAGCATGGCCTGCTTATAAATATTCAATTGAACATTCTATATACGTTGATAAAGAATATAGAAAAAATGGAATTGGGATTTCCTTAATGAAAGAGCTAATCGCTATTGCACAGGAAAGAGAATATATGACTTTAATTGCTGGAATTGATGCAGAAAATGAAAAAAGTATTACCATGCATAAAAAATTCGGGTTTGTTCATTCAGGGACAATAAAAAAGGCAGGTTTTAAATTCGATAGATGGCTAGACTTAGCCTTTTATCAATTGAAGCTGAATGGGCCTGAAAACCCTACGGAAGAATAG
- a CDS encoding DUF952 domain-containing protein translates to MITKVITKRNWDAAKNIGEINEASLIEEGVIHCSFLEQALKVANKYFSNEEDVLLLIVDPALVKAEIKYELASNGQKYPHVYGVIHAEAIVDVVPFAKEKGEFTLPVIHG, encoded by the coding sequence ATGATTACAAAAGTAATAACAAAAAGAAATTGGGATGCCGCAAAAAACATTGGAGAAATTAATGAAGCCTCACTTATAGAAGAGGGGGTTATTCATTGCTCGTTTTTAGAGCAAGCTTTAAAAGTTGCTAATAAATATTTCAGCAATGAAGAAGATGTTTTATTACTTATAGTTGATCCTGCTCTAGTAAAAGCAGAGATTAAATATGAACTCGCTTCTAACGGTCAAAAGTATCCGCATGTATACGGAGTAATACATGCAGAGGCGATTGTAGATGTTGTTCCATTTGCTAAAGAAAAAGGGGAATTTACATTACCAGTGATACATGGCTAA
- a CDS encoding gamma-glutamylcyclotransferase family protein, producing the protein MHHVFVYGTLRKLQTNAHYLQGATCIAEKAWTYGELFDTNEGYPAMICSNEEKVYGEVYEVNDEILQRLDELEEYTGNPETDLYDRITQTIYFADKEIHAYVYNAQDKEMLKKPIASGNWVYYQREK; encoded by the coding sequence ATGCATCATGTTTTCGTTTATGGCACATTAAGAAAACTACAAACGAATGCTCATTATTTGCAAGGGGCAACATGTATTGCGGAAAAAGCTTGGACTTATGGAGAATTATTTGATACAAATGAAGGCTATCCTGCAATGATTTGTTCAAATGAGGAAAAGGTATATGGAGAGGTTTACGAAGTAAATGATGAAATATTACAAAGGCTAGATGAACTAGAAGAATATACAGGTAATCCTGAGACTGATTTATATGACCGAATTACACAAACGATATATTTTGCTGATAAAGAAATACATGCATATGTGTACAATGCTCAAGATAAAGAGATGTTAAAGAAGCCGATTGCTTCTGGTAATTGGGTGTACTATCAAAGAGAGAAATAA
- a CDS encoding HAAS signaling domain-containing protein, protein MSLIDVYIQEVAKRIPEKNREDIVLELRSTIEDMLPDDYNEDDEKSVLEKLGSPVSLANGYLDRPMHLIGPRYFDVYMTLLKMIIPIAVVIALISMAAENFIGYSGEQAVLNVILKLIGEGIGRVFEVGLHVFFWLTLVFVILERTDKDKDIQPLTTSLKKWTPDDLKNIPYIPKKKAISKFEVFGGLMWTAVWATLYFYANHLVGVYEGTGNELQFVAPTFNQDVLLQYWPIVVFMIVFEIGMSLYKLVERQWTKRMAIGNAILQLVGTIAFIVIVVNPHLLNEGFITYVANVFTISPEEFKTWLIGGGIFFYMLSAALSVLDGFRKASIRL, encoded by the coding sequence ATGAGTTTAATTGATGTTTACATTCAGGAAGTCGCGAAAAGAATACCTGAGAAAAACCGTGAAGATATTGTACTTGAGTTACGTTCGACAATCGAGGATATGTTACCTGATGATTATAATGAAGACGATGAAAAAAGTGTTCTTGAAAAATTGGGGAGTCCAGTCTCATTGGCTAATGGGTACTTGGATAGACCGATGCATTTAATTGGACCACGTTATTTTGATGTGTATATGACATTATTAAAAATGATTATACCAATTGCAGTTGTTATTGCACTTATTTCAATGGCTGCAGAAAATTTTATAGGCTATAGTGGTGAACAGGCGGTATTAAATGTTATTTTAAAATTGATAGGTGAAGGTATCGGGAGAGTATTTGAAGTTGGCCTCCATGTATTTTTCTGGTTGACACTTGTGTTTGTTATTTTAGAGAGAACTGATAAAGACAAAGATATCCAACCTTTGACAACAAGTTTAAAAAAATGGACTCCTGATGATTTGAAAAATATCCCGTATATCCCGAAGAAAAAGGCGATCTCAAAGTTTGAAGTTTTTGGGGGATTGATGTGGACGGCAGTATGGGCAACACTTTATTTTTATGCGAATCATCTTGTAGGTGTATATGAAGGTACCGGAAATGAATTGCAGTTTGTTGCACCAACTTTTAATCAAGATGTTTTACTTCAGTACTGGCCAATCGTTGTTTTTATGATCGTCTTCGAGATAGGTATGTCTCTTTATAAGTTAGTAGAAAGACAATGGACGAAAAGAATGGCAATTGGAAATGCGATTCTTCAGTTAGTCGGAACAATAGCATTCATTGTAATAGTAGTAAATCCACATTTATTAAACGAAGGATTTATTACGTATGTGGCAAATGTATTTACTATTTCTCCGGAGGAATTTAAAACGTGGCTAATTGGCGGAGGGATTTTCTTCTACATGTTATCAGCGGCACTAAGTGTACTTGATGGTTTTCGAAAAGCGAGTATTCGTTTGTAG
- a CDS encoding PadR family transcriptional regulator, giving the protein MDTLLNSLITELRRGTLTLAVLSQLRTPQYGYSLVQLLEESGIMIDQSTLYPLLRRLEKQELVTSSWDKTESRPRKYYVLSEYGLEIFLQLKKEWIKDSKELYNLLKEDENEFN; this is encoded by the coding sequence ATGGATACTTTATTGAATTCATTAATTACTGAGCTGAGAAGAGGAACGTTGACATTAGCGGTTTTAAGTCAATTAAGAACTCCGCAGTATGGATATTCACTTGTCCAATTATTAGAGGAATCAGGCATCATGATAGATCAAAGTACTTTATATCCGCTACTTCGTCGATTAGAAAAGCAGGAGCTAGTGACGAGTAGTTGGGATAAAACAGAGAGTAGACCTCGTAAATATTATGTTTTAAGTGAATATGGACTAGAGATATTTTTACAATTGAAAAAGGAGTGGATAAAGGATTCGAAAGAACTTTATAACCTATTAAAGGAGGACGAGAATGAGTTTAATTGA
- a CDS encoding GNAT family N-acetyltransferase, with amino-acid sequence MKLVQQNNASEYIKNKVIQYNMSVLTDEAKQSVEHVTFVLKDNEGKIFGGISGTMYFYHLHIDFLWVDESVRHGGYGSQLLHKIEEIAQEKGCRLILLDSFSFQAPEFYKKHGYKEFGVVEDHPKGHSQHFLEKRL; translated from the coding sequence TTGAAACTAGTACAACAAAACAACGCGAGCGAGTATATAAAAAATAAAGTAATTCAATACAATATGTCTGTTCTAACAGATGAAGCAAAACAATCTGTGGAGCATGTAACCTTCGTATTAAAAGATAATGAAGGAAAAATATTCGGTGGTATATCAGGAACGATGTATTTCTATCATCTTCATATTGACTTCTTATGGGTAGATGAATCAGTACGTCATGGTGGATATGGTAGTCAATTGTTACATAAAATTGAGGAAATCGCACAAGAAAAAGGATGTAGGCTAATTTTGCTTGATTCATTTAGTTTCCAAGCACCTGAGTTTTATAAAAAGCATGGATATAAAGAGTTTGGGGTCGTTGAAGATCATCCTAAAGGTCATAGTCAGCATTTTTTAGAAAAACGATTATAA